Proteins encoded together in one Vitis vinifera cultivar Pinot Noir 40024 chromosome 4, ASM3070453v1 window:
- the LOC100250049 gene encoding pyruvate dehydrogenase E1 component subunit beta-3, chloroplastic: MAAIFQGIGAAAAAAALPPAEKFHSQSPRFVSARKGSLFVVRSDGRPSLGSSPRSRGAQRLITNAVAAKADASVTSTASKPGHELLLFEALREGLEEEMDRDPRVCVMGEDVGHYGGSYKVTKGLATKYGDLRVLDTPIAENSFTGMGIGAAMTGLRPIIEGMNMGFLLLAFNQISNNCGMLHYTSGGQFKIPVVIRGPGGVGRQLGAEHSQRLESYFQSIPGIQMVACSTPYNAKGLMKAAIRSENPVILFEHVLLYNLKERIPDEEYVLSLEEAEMVRPGEHVTILTYSRMRYHVMQAAKTLVNKGYDPEVIDIRSLKPFDLYTIGNSVKKTHRVLIVEECMRTGGIGASLTAAITENFIDYLDAPIVCLSSQDVPTPYAGTLEEWTVVQPSQIVTAVEQLCQ; encoded by the exons ATGGCTGCGATTTTTCAAGGGATCGGcgcggcggcggcggcggcggctCTGCCTCCTGCCGAGAAATTCCACTCACAATCTCCTAGATTCGTCTCAG CGAGGAAAGGAAGTTTGTTTGTGGTAAGATCTGATGGGAGGCCGTCGCTTGGTTCTTCCCCGCGGAGCCGCGGTGCTCAACGCTTGATTACTAATGCAGTTGCA GCGAAGGCGGATGCTTCTGTGACCTCAACTGCATCTAAACCTGG gCATGAGCTTCTACTATTTGAAGCCCTTCGAGAAGGCCTGGAAGAAGAAATGGATAGAGATCCCCGAGTATGCGTAATGGGTGAAGACGTGGGCCACTATGGAGGCTCCTACAAGGTGACAAAGGGCCTGGCTACAAAGTATGGGGATCTCAGGGTTCTTGACACACCCATTGCTGAAAACTCCTTCACTGGCATGGGCATTGGAGCTGCCATGACTGGGTTAAGGCCGATTATCGAGGGGATGAACATGGGATTTCTCCTTTTAGCTTTCAACCAGATCTCCAACAACTGTGGCATGCTCCACTATACATCTGGTGGCCAGTTCAAAATACCAGTGGTTATCAGAGGACCTGGTGGAGTTGGTCGGCAGCTTGGGGCTGAACACTCACAACGCCTTGAATCATATTTCCAATCAATACCTGGAATCCAAATGGTGGCATGCTCAACCCCTTACAATGCCAAGGGCTTGATGAAAGCTGCAATCCGGAGTGAAAACCCGGTGATCCTTTTTGAGCATGTTTTGCTTTACAATCTCAAGGAGAGGATTCCAGATGAAGAGTATGTGTTATCACTCGAGGAAGCAGAGATGGTAAGACCTGGGGAACATGTCACCATTTTAACCTATTCTAGGATGAGGTATCATGTGATGCAGGCTGCCAAAACATTGGTGAACAAGGGGTATGACCCTGAGGTTATTGATATCAGGTCCTTGAAACCATTTGATCTTTACACGATTGGGAATTCAGTGAAGAAGACACACCGTGTGCTGATTGTGGAGGAGTGCATGCGGACAGGTGGGATCGGTGCCAGTTTGACAGCTGCTATCACTGAGAATTTCATTGATTACTTGGATGCCCCGATTGTTTGTCTGTCATCACAGGATGTGCCCACCCCATATGCTGGGACATTGGAGGAATGGACTGTGGTGCAGCCTTCACAGATTGTGACTGCTGTTGAACAGCTTTGCCAGTAG